In the Syngnathus scovelli strain Florida chromosome 16, RoL_Ssco_1.2, whole genome shotgun sequence genome, one interval contains:
- the map3k3 gene encoding mitogen-activated protein kinase kinase kinase 3 isoform X2: MNERQALHSIMKDLVALQMTRRQPILPYDGGGSKLKTPAQPTRQENIRIKFEFSGERRILMFERPVQFDEIQRKVKLAFGQQLDLHYMINESSVPLRGQDDLDKAVDLLDRSASMKSIRILLLEQERDNTQHLACKQVRIKASQSTGDVSAAYSSSEPRGRHLSTGSQNAGRSSPPPGYVPERQQRMARQGSYTSVNSEGEFIPETGDQCVLDPWSSGENSVSGSCQSLDSNSDSPSLRKSRVHRAKSYPDNRQEFSDREKHVYERVVGKGGTYPRRYHISLRQKDLSEGRRTFPRIRRPQVNLFTLVPSRRSLNGSEESVGGRQPMDGQGRLRPQERPVARTSPGAPVTWRRGKLLGQGAFGRVYLCYDVDTGRELAVKQVQFDPDSPETSKEVSALECEIQLLKNLRHERIVQYYGCLRNRNEKTLTIFMEYMPGGSVKDQLKAYGALTESVTRKYTRQILEGMSYLHSNMIVHRDIKGANILRDSEGNVKLGDFGASKRLQTICMSGNGIRSLTGTPYWMSPEVISGEGYGRKADVWSLGCTVVEMLTEKPPWAEYEAMAAIFKIATQPTKPLLPARTSEQAHDFVRRIFVAAERRPGAEELLGHPFSQE, from the exons ATGA ATGAACGACAGGCACTCCACTCCATTATGAAGGACCTGGTGGCCCTGCAGATGACGCGGCGACAACCCATCCTACCGTATGACGGCGGCGGCAGTAAACTCAAGACACCCGCTCAGCCTACTCGACAG GAGAACATCAGGATCAAGTTTGAGTTTTCAGGCGAGAGGCG GATCCTCATGTTTGAGCGACCCGTGCAGTTTGACGAAATCCAGCGCAAAGTCAAGCTGGCATTTGGCCAGCAGCTTGACCTCCATTACATGATCAACGAG TCGTCTGTCCCGCTGCGAGGCCAGGACGACCTGGACAAGGCCGTAGACCTGCTGGACCGAAGCGCCAGCATGAAGAGCATCCGGATCCTGCTGCTCGAACAGGAACGCGACAAT ACCCAGCACTTGGCTTGCAAGCAAGTTCGAATCAAAGCCTCGCAGTCCACCGGAGACGTCAGTGCTGCGTACTCGTCATCTGAGCCTAGGGGGCGCCACTTGTCCACCG GTTCCCAGAATGCGGGGCGCAGCTCGCCGCCACCGGGCTACGTGCCGGAACGCCAGCAGAGGATGGCCCGCCAAGGTTCCTACACCAGCGTCAACAGCGAGGGCGAGTTCATCCCGGAGACCGGTGACCAGTGT GTTCTGGATCCCTGGAGCAGTGGCGAAAATTCCGTGTCTGGAAGCTGTCAGTCTCTGGATAGCAACTCAGACAG ccCCTCCCTGAGGAAGTCTCGCGTGCACAGAGCCAAGAGCTATCCCGACAACAGACAAGAGTTCTCGG ACAGGGAGAAGCACGTTTACGAGCGCGTCGTCGGCAAGGGGGGCACGTACCCTCGCCGCTACCACATCTCGCTTCGTCAAAAAGACCTCAGCGAAG GGCGACGCACCTTTCCTCGTATCCGTCGCCCGCAAGTGAACCTCTTCACCCTGGTGCCTTCACGCCGCTCGCTCAACGGCAGCGAAGAAAGCGTCGGCGGCCGGCAGCCAATGGACGGCCAGGGCAGGCTTCGACCGCAGGAACGCCCCGTCGCCCGTACAT CGCCCGGTGCTCCCGTGACATGGCGGCGGGGCAAGCTCCTGGGCCAGGGGGCCTTTGGGCGGGTCTACCTGTGCTACGACGTGGACACGGGACGAGAGCTGGCCGTCAAGCAGGTCCAGTTTGATCCTGACAGTCCCGAGACAAGCAAG GAGGTCAGCGCCTTGGAATGCGAGATCCAGCTGCTGAAGAACCTTCGCCACGAGCGCATCGTGCAGTACTACGGCTGTCTGAGGAACCGCAACGAGAAGACCCTCACCATCTTCATGGAGTACATGCCCGGC GGTTCTGTCAAAGACCAGTTGAAAGCTTATGGGGCGCTGACGGAGAGTGTGACCCGAAAGTATACCCGTCAGATCCTGGAGGGGATGTCCTATCTCCACAGCAACATGATTGTGCATAGAGACATCAAAG GGGCCAACATTCTGCGAGACTCTGAGGGCAACGTCAAGCTGGGTGACTTTGGGGCCAGCAAGCGCCTGCAGACCATCTGTATGTCCGGAAACGGCATACGCTCCTTGACCGGCACCCCTTACTGGATGAGTCCCGAAGTCATCAGCGGGGAAGGCTATGGCAGGAAGGCCGACGTCTG GAGTCTGGGCTGCACGGTGGTGGAGATGCTGACGGAGAAGCCCCCGTGGGCCGAGTACGAGGCCATGGCGGCCATTTTCAAGATCGCCACGCAGCCCACCAAGCCTCTGCTGCCGGCGCGCACCTCCGAGCAGGCGCACGACTTTGTCCGGCGCATTTTTGTCGCGGCTGAGCGACGGCCCGGCGCCGAGGAGCTGCTCGGGCACCCTTTCTCGCAGGAGTAA
- the map3k3 gene encoding mitogen-activated protein kinase kinase kinase 3 isoform X1, with translation MNERQALHSIMKDLVALQMTRRQPILPYDGGGSKLKTPAQPTRQENIRIKFEFSGERRILMFERPVQFDEIQRKVKLAFGQQLDLHYMINESSVPLRGQDDLDKAVDLLDRSASMKSIRILLLEQERDNDSSYISKHLFQLIFTFQTQHLACKQVRIKASQSTGDVSAAYSSSEPRGRHLSTGSQNAGRSSPPPGYVPERQQRMARQGSYTSVNSEGEFIPETGDQCVLDPWSSGENSVSGSCQSLDSNSDSPSLRKSRVHRAKSYPDNRQEFSDREKHVYERVVGKGGTYPRRYHISLRQKDLSEGRRTFPRIRRPQVNLFTLVPSRRSLNGSEESVGGRQPMDGQGRLRPQERPVARTSPGAPVTWRRGKLLGQGAFGRVYLCYDVDTGRELAVKQVQFDPDSPETSKEVSALECEIQLLKNLRHERIVQYYGCLRNRNEKTLTIFMEYMPGGSVKDQLKAYGALTESVTRKYTRQILEGMSYLHSNMIVHRDIKGANILRDSEGNVKLGDFGASKRLQTICMSGNGIRSLTGTPYWMSPEVISGEGYGRKADVWSLGCTVVEMLTEKPPWAEYEAMAAIFKIATQPTKPLLPARTSEQAHDFVRRIFVAAERRPGAEELLGHPFSQE, from the exons ATGA ATGAACGACAGGCACTCCACTCCATTATGAAGGACCTGGTGGCCCTGCAGATGACGCGGCGACAACCCATCCTACCGTATGACGGCGGCGGCAGTAAACTCAAGACACCCGCTCAGCCTACTCGACAG GAGAACATCAGGATCAAGTTTGAGTTTTCAGGCGAGAGGCG GATCCTCATGTTTGAGCGACCCGTGCAGTTTGACGAAATCCAGCGCAAAGTCAAGCTGGCATTTGGCCAGCAGCTTGACCTCCATTACATGATCAACGAG TCGTCTGTCCCGCTGCGAGGCCAGGACGACCTGGACAAGGCCGTAGACCTGCTGGACCGAAGCGCCAGCATGAAGAGCATCCGGATCCTGCTGCTCGAACAGGAACGCGACAAT GATTCAAGTTATATAAGCAAGCACCTTTTTCAACTGATCTTCACGTTCCAGACCCAGCACTTGGCTTGCAAGCAAGTTCGAATCAAAGCCTCGCAGTCCACCGGAGACGTCAGTGCTGCGTACTCGTCATCTGAGCCTAGGGGGCGCCACTTGTCCACCG GTTCCCAGAATGCGGGGCGCAGCTCGCCGCCACCGGGCTACGTGCCGGAACGCCAGCAGAGGATGGCCCGCCAAGGTTCCTACACCAGCGTCAACAGCGAGGGCGAGTTCATCCCGGAGACCGGTGACCAGTGT GTTCTGGATCCCTGGAGCAGTGGCGAAAATTCCGTGTCTGGAAGCTGTCAGTCTCTGGATAGCAACTCAGACAG ccCCTCCCTGAGGAAGTCTCGCGTGCACAGAGCCAAGAGCTATCCCGACAACAGACAAGAGTTCTCGG ACAGGGAGAAGCACGTTTACGAGCGCGTCGTCGGCAAGGGGGGCACGTACCCTCGCCGCTACCACATCTCGCTTCGTCAAAAAGACCTCAGCGAAG GGCGACGCACCTTTCCTCGTATCCGTCGCCCGCAAGTGAACCTCTTCACCCTGGTGCCTTCACGCCGCTCGCTCAACGGCAGCGAAGAAAGCGTCGGCGGCCGGCAGCCAATGGACGGCCAGGGCAGGCTTCGACCGCAGGAACGCCCCGTCGCCCGTACAT CGCCCGGTGCTCCCGTGACATGGCGGCGGGGCAAGCTCCTGGGCCAGGGGGCCTTTGGGCGGGTCTACCTGTGCTACGACGTGGACACGGGACGAGAGCTGGCCGTCAAGCAGGTCCAGTTTGATCCTGACAGTCCCGAGACAAGCAAG GAGGTCAGCGCCTTGGAATGCGAGATCCAGCTGCTGAAGAACCTTCGCCACGAGCGCATCGTGCAGTACTACGGCTGTCTGAGGAACCGCAACGAGAAGACCCTCACCATCTTCATGGAGTACATGCCCGGC GGTTCTGTCAAAGACCAGTTGAAAGCTTATGGGGCGCTGACGGAGAGTGTGACCCGAAAGTATACCCGTCAGATCCTGGAGGGGATGTCCTATCTCCACAGCAACATGATTGTGCATAGAGACATCAAAG GGGCCAACATTCTGCGAGACTCTGAGGGCAACGTCAAGCTGGGTGACTTTGGGGCCAGCAAGCGCCTGCAGACCATCTGTATGTCCGGAAACGGCATACGCTCCTTGACCGGCACCCCTTACTGGATGAGTCCCGAAGTCATCAGCGGGGAAGGCTATGGCAGGAAGGCCGACGTCTG GAGTCTGGGCTGCACGGTGGTGGAGATGCTGACGGAGAAGCCCCCGTGGGCCGAGTACGAGGCCATGGCGGCCATTTTCAAGATCGCCACGCAGCCCACCAAGCCTCTGCTGCCGGCGCGCACCTCCGAGCAGGCGCACGACTTTGTCCGGCGCATTTTTGTCGCGGCTGAGCGACGGCCCGGCGCCGAGGAGCTGCTCGGGCACCCTTTCTCGCAGGAGTAA
- the map3k3 gene encoding mitogen-activated protein kinase kinase kinase 3 isoform X3: protein MNERQALHSIMKDLVALQMTRRQPILPYDGGGSKLKTPAQPTRQENIRIKFEFSGERRILMFERPVQFDEIQRKVKLAFGQQLDLHYMINESSVPLRGQDDLDKAVDLLDRSASMKSIRILLLEQERDNDSSYISKHLFQLIFTFQTQHLACKQVRIKASQSTGDVSAAYSSSEPRGRHLSTGSQNAGRSSPPPGYVPERQQRMARQGSYTSVNSEGEFIPETGDQCVLDPWSSGENSVSGSCQSLDSNSDSPSLRKSRVHRAKSYPDNRQEFSDREKHVYERVVGKGGTYPRRYHISLRQKDLSEGRRTFPRIRRPQVNLFTLVPSRRSLNGSEESVGGRQPMDGQGRLRPQERPVARTSPGAPVTWRRGKLLGQGAFGRVYLCYDVDTGRELAVKQVQFDPDSPETSKEVSALECEIQLLKNLRHERIVQYYGCLRNRNEKTLTIFMEYMPGGSVKDQLKAYGALTESVTRKYTRQILEGMSYLHSNMIVHRDIKGANILRDSEGNVKLGDFGASKRLQTICMSGNGIRSLTGTPYWMSPEVISGEGYGRKADVCTCVLCVLPGVWAARWWRC from the exons ATGA ATGAACGACAGGCACTCCACTCCATTATGAAGGACCTGGTGGCCCTGCAGATGACGCGGCGACAACCCATCCTACCGTATGACGGCGGCGGCAGTAAACTCAAGACACCCGCTCAGCCTACTCGACAG GAGAACATCAGGATCAAGTTTGAGTTTTCAGGCGAGAGGCG GATCCTCATGTTTGAGCGACCCGTGCAGTTTGACGAAATCCAGCGCAAAGTCAAGCTGGCATTTGGCCAGCAGCTTGACCTCCATTACATGATCAACGAG TCGTCTGTCCCGCTGCGAGGCCAGGACGACCTGGACAAGGCCGTAGACCTGCTGGACCGAAGCGCCAGCATGAAGAGCATCCGGATCCTGCTGCTCGAACAGGAACGCGACAAT GATTCAAGTTATATAAGCAAGCACCTTTTTCAACTGATCTTCACGTTCCAGACCCAGCACTTGGCTTGCAAGCAAGTTCGAATCAAAGCCTCGCAGTCCACCGGAGACGTCAGTGCTGCGTACTCGTCATCTGAGCCTAGGGGGCGCCACTTGTCCACCG GTTCCCAGAATGCGGGGCGCAGCTCGCCGCCACCGGGCTACGTGCCGGAACGCCAGCAGAGGATGGCCCGCCAAGGTTCCTACACCAGCGTCAACAGCGAGGGCGAGTTCATCCCGGAGACCGGTGACCAGTGT GTTCTGGATCCCTGGAGCAGTGGCGAAAATTCCGTGTCTGGAAGCTGTCAGTCTCTGGATAGCAACTCAGACAG ccCCTCCCTGAGGAAGTCTCGCGTGCACAGAGCCAAGAGCTATCCCGACAACAGACAAGAGTTCTCGG ACAGGGAGAAGCACGTTTACGAGCGCGTCGTCGGCAAGGGGGGCACGTACCCTCGCCGCTACCACATCTCGCTTCGTCAAAAAGACCTCAGCGAAG GGCGACGCACCTTTCCTCGTATCCGTCGCCCGCAAGTGAACCTCTTCACCCTGGTGCCTTCACGCCGCTCGCTCAACGGCAGCGAAGAAAGCGTCGGCGGCCGGCAGCCAATGGACGGCCAGGGCAGGCTTCGACCGCAGGAACGCCCCGTCGCCCGTACAT CGCCCGGTGCTCCCGTGACATGGCGGCGGGGCAAGCTCCTGGGCCAGGGGGCCTTTGGGCGGGTCTACCTGTGCTACGACGTGGACACGGGACGAGAGCTGGCCGTCAAGCAGGTCCAGTTTGATCCTGACAGTCCCGAGACAAGCAAG GAGGTCAGCGCCTTGGAATGCGAGATCCAGCTGCTGAAGAACCTTCGCCACGAGCGCATCGTGCAGTACTACGGCTGTCTGAGGAACCGCAACGAGAAGACCCTCACCATCTTCATGGAGTACATGCCCGGC GGTTCTGTCAAAGACCAGTTGAAAGCTTATGGGGCGCTGACGGAGAGTGTGACCCGAAAGTATACCCGTCAGATCCTGGAGGGGATGTCCTATCTCCACAGCAACATGATTGTGCATAGAGACATCAAAG GGGCCAACATTCTGCGAGACTCTGAGGGCAACGTCAAGCTGGGTGACTTTGGGGCCAGCAAGCGCCTGCAGACCATCTGTATGTCCGGAAACGGCATACGCTCCTTGACCGGCACCCCTTACTGGATGAGTCCCGAAGTCATCAGCGGGGAAGGCTATGGCAGGAAGGCCGACGTCTG CACCTGCGTGTTGTGTGTCTTGCCAGGAGTCTGGGCTGCACGGTGGTGGAGATGCTGA
- the limd2 gene encoding LIM domain-containing protein 2 codes for MDNRNTEEKPVQRSKSFSFKTHKEVCSSCEKTVYPMERLVADNQVFHSTCFCCKHCNTKLSLGNFAALQGEFYCKPHFKQLFKSKGNYDEGFGRKQHKERWAAKETENITKTA; via the exons ATG GATAACAGAAACACTGAGGAGAAACCAGTCCAGCGGTCCAAG TCCTTCAGCTTCAAGACGCACAAGGAGGTGTGCTCGTCCTGCGAGAAGACGGTCTACCCCATGGAACGACTGGTGGCCGACAACCAGGTCTTCCACTCCACGTGCTTCTGCTGCAAGCACTGCAACACCAAGCTCAG ccTGGGAAACTTTGCGGCCCTGCAAGGCGAATTCTACTGCAAGCCTCACTTCAAGCAGCTGTTCAAGAGCAAAGGTAACTACGACGAGGGCTTCGGACGCAAGCAGCACAAAGAGCGTTGGGCCGCCAAGGAGACGGAAAACATCACCAAGACGGCGTGA
- the ddx42 gene encoding ATP-dependent RNA helicase DDX42 isoform X1 has product MNWNKGGPGVKRGFGFGGFSLGGGKKEDPPLPQKSHGSFGPPGSSGSGYGKGQLPSFYKIGTKRGNFDEENAYFEDDEEESSSNVDLPYIPAENSPTRLQMKSGDGSDSEDDPLDTFMAEVENQAAKDIKKIEEKSAKGIRDDIEEEDEQEAYFRYMAENPTAGLTLEEEEENVDYDSDGNPIAPVAKKIILPLPPIDHSEIDYPPFEKNFYNEQEELSSLTGTQVVELRQKLNLRVSGAAPPKPCTSFAHFGFDEQLMHQIRKSEYTQPTPIQCQGVPIALSGRDMIGIAKTGSGKTAAFIWPMLVHIMDQKELEPGDGPIGIIVCPTRELCQQIHAECKRFGKAYSLRSVAVYGGGSMWEQAKALQEGAEIVVCTPGRLIDHVKKKATSLQRVSYLVFDEADRMFDMGFEYQVRSIASYVRPDRQTLLFSATFRKKIERLARDILMDPIRVVQGDIGEANEDITQVVEMLSSGTDKWSWLTRRLVEFTSSGSVLIFVTKKSNSEELATNLTQEGYSLGLLHGDMDQSERNKVISDFKKKNLPVLVATDVAARGLDIPSIRTVVNYDVARDIDTHTHRIGRTGRAGEKGVAYTLLTGKDATFAGDLVRNLEGANQNVSKELMDLALQNPWFRKSRFKGGQGKKLNIGGGGLGYKERPGLGADTSDRSSSTSSVLSSLSDYGGFNKSGGGGGGGGGGGGAMGDRISAMRQAFQAQYKSHFVAASGNPPKLSTKSNSSSGWTSAGSLSSVPTESPSGAVRAQAVAASFAMPGFTSAGSLCTVPAAQSSVPTPSRERGGDRDRERDRSGHHSDSRNGDESRRDKEDRKSERDRGDGGFAVPEPPKRRRSRWDN; this is encoded by the exons ATGAATTGGAACAAAGGTGGTCCCGGTGTGAAGCGCGGCTTTGGCTTTGGGGGCTTTTCTCTTGGTGGTGGGAAGAAAGAAGACCCACCACTCCCCCAGAAATCCCACGGGTCGTTCGGGCCTCCGGGATCCAGTGGCAGCGGCTACGGGAAGGGCCAACTGCCGTCTTTCTACAAAATCGGCACCAAAAGAGGCAATTTTGACGAGGAAAATGC GTACTTTGAGGACGACGAGGAGGAGTCCAGCAGCAACGTGGACCTGCCGTATATCCCGGCAGAGAACTCGCCCACGCGGCTGCAGATGAAGTCCGGCGACGGCTCGGACAGTGAGGACGATCCCCTCGACACATTTATGGCTGAGGTTGAG AACCAAGCGGCAAAGGACATTAAGAAAATCGAGGAAAAGTCGGCCAA GGGTATTCGTGATGACATTgaagaagaagatgaacaa GAGGCCTACTTCCGCTACATGGCCGAGAACCCCACCGCCGGCCTGAcgctggaggaggaagaggagaacgtGGACTACGACAGCGACGGCAACCCCATTGCCCCCGTCGCCAAGAAAATCATTCTGCCCCTGCCTCCTATCGACCACTCCGAG ATTGATTACCCGCCATTTGAGAAAAACTTCTACAACGAGCAGGAGGAGCTCAGCAGCCTGACCGGAACTCAGGTGGTAGAACTTCGGCAAAAGCTCAACCTGCGA GTATCGGGAGCCGCACCACCTAAGCCGTGTACCAGCTTTGCCCACTTCGGCTTTGACGAGCAGCTGATGCATCAGATCCGCAAGTCCGAGTATACTCAACCCACCCCCATCCAGTGTCAG GGCGTGCCCATCGCTCTGTCGGGCCGCGACATGATCGGTATCGCAAAAACCGGCAGTGGCAAAACGGCGGCCTTTATCTGGCCTATGTTGGTGCACATCATGGACCAGAAGGAGCTGGAGCCCGGGGACGGACCCATCGGCATCATCGTGTGCCCCACCCGGGAGCTCTGTCAGCAG ATCCACGCTGAATGCAAGCGCTTCGGCAAAGCGTACTCTCTGCGCTCTGTGGCAGTCTACGGAGGAGGCAGCATGTGGGAGCAGGCCAAGGCTCTGCAGGAAGGCGCAGAGATTGTGGTGTGCACTCCG GGTCGCCTGATCGACCACGTTAAAAAGAAGGCCACGTCCCTGCAGAGAGTGTCGTACCTTGTGTTTGATGAGGCGGACCGCATGTTTGATATGGGCTTCG AGTATCAAGTTCGATCCATCGCCAGCTACGTGCGTCCAGACAGACAGA CGCTTCTGTTCAGCGCCACGTTCCGGAAGAAGATTGAGAGGCTGGCCAGAGACATCCTGATGGATCCCATCCGCGTGGTGCAAGGAGATATCGGAGAG GCCAACGAGGACATCACACAGGTGGTGGAAATGCTGTCGAGCGGCACGGACAAGTGGAGCTGGCTAACGCGGCGCCTGGTGGAGTTTACGTCCAGCGGCTCGGTGCTGATCTTCGTCACCAAGAAGTCCAATTCGGAGGAGCTGGCCACCAACCTGACGCAGGAGGGCTACAGCCTGGGCTTGCTGCACGGTGACATGGACCAGAGCGAGAGGAATAAGGTCATCAGCGACTTCAAGAAGAAGAACCTGCCAGTCTTGGTGGCCACCGACGTTGCCG CCCGCGGTCTGGACATCCCGTCTATCCGCACGGTGGTCAACTACGACGTGGCGCGGGACATcgacacgcacacgcaccgcATTGGTCGAACGGGTAGAGCTGGCGAGAAGGGCGTGGCCTACACCCTGCTGACGGGCAAGGACGCCACCTTTGCCGGGGACCTGGTGCGCAACCTGGAAGGCGCCAATCAGAATGTCTCCAAAGAACTCATGGACTTGGCCCTGCAG AATCCATGGTTTAGGAAGTCCAGATTCAAAGGCGGTCAAGGAAAGAAGCTGAACATCGGTGGAGGAGGACTCGGTTACAAAGAGAGACCGGGATTGGGTGCTGACACTTCT GatcgcagcagcagcaccagcagtgTCTTGTCTTCCTTGAGCGACTACGGAGGTTTCAACAAgagcggtggcggcggtggcggcggtggcggcggcggcggggccaTGGGAGACCGCATATCTGCCATGAGACAAGCCTTCCAG GCTCAATACAAGAGTCACTTTGTGGCGGCGTCAGGCAACCCGCCCAAGCTCAGCACCAAGTCCAACAGCTCGTCCGGCTGGACCAGTGCCGGCAGCCTGAGCTCTGTGCCTACCGAGTCGCCCAGCGGCGCAGTGCGAGCCCAGGCCGTCGCCGCCTCTTTCGCCATGCCGGGCTTCACCAGCGCCGGCTCGCTATGCACCGTGCCCGCTGCGCAAAGCAGCGTCCCGACGCCCTCGCGGGAACGCGGCGGCGATCGTGATCGAGAAAGGGACCGTAGCGGCCACCACAGCGATAGCCGCAACGGGGATGAAAGCAGGCGGGATAAAGAAGACAGAAAGAGCGAGAGGGACAGAGGAGACGGAGGCTTTGCCGTACCCGAGCCGCCCAAACGTAGAAGGAGCAGGTGGGACAACTAG
- the ddx42 gene encoding ATP-dependent RNA helicase DDX42 isoform X2 encodes MAENPTAGLTLEEEEENVDYDSDGNPIAPVAKKIILPLPPIDHSEIDYPPFEKNFYNEQEELSSLTGTQVVELRQKLNLRVSGAAPPKPCTSFAHFGFDEQLMHQIRKSEYTQPTPIQCQGVPIALSGRDMIGIAKTGSGKTAAFIWPMLVHIMDQKELEPGDGPIGIIVCPTRELCQQIHAECKRFGKAYSLRSVAVYGGGSMWEQAKALQEGAEIVVCTPGRLIDHVKKKATSLQRVSYLVFDEADRMFDMGFEYQVRSIASYVRPDRQTLLFSATFRKKIERLARDILMDPIRVVQGDIGEANEDITQVVEMLSSGTDKWSWLTRRLVEFTSSGSVLIFVTKKSNSEELATNLTQEGYSLGLLHGDMDQSERNKVISDFKKKNLPVLVATDVAARGLDIPSIRTVVNYDVARDIDTHTHRIGRTGRAGEKGVAYTLLTGKDATFAGDLVRNLEGANQNVSKELMDLALQNPWFRKSRFKGGQGKKLNIGGGGLGYKERPGLGADTSDRSSSTSSVLSSLSDYGGFNKSGGGGGGGGGGGGAMGDRISAMRQAFQAQYKSHFVAASGNPPKLSTKSNSSSGWTSAGSLSSVPTESPSGAVRAQAVAASFAMPGFTSAGSLCTVPAAQSSVPTPSRERGGDRDRERDRSGHHSDSRNGDESRRDKEDRKSERDRGDGGFAVPEPPKRRRSRWDN; translated from the exons ATGGCCGAGAACCCCACCGCCGGCCTGAcgctggaggaggaagaggagaacgtGGACTACGACAGCGACGGCAACCCCATTGCCCCCGTCGCCAAGAAAATCATTCTGCCCCTGCCTCCTATCGACCACTCCGAG ATTGATTACCCGCCATTTGAGAAAAACTTCTACAACGAGCAGGAGGAGCTCAGCAGCCTGACCGGAACTCAGGTGGTAGAACTTCGGCAAAAGCTCAACCTGCGA GTATCGGGAGCCGCACCACCTAAGCCGTGTACCAGCTTTGCCCACTTCGGCTTTGACGAGCAGCTGATGCATCAGATCCGCAAGTCCGAGTATACTCAACCCACCCCCATCCAGTGTCAG GGCGTGCCCATCGCTCTGTCGGGCCGCGACATGATCGGTATCGCAAAAACCGGCAGTGGCAAAACGGCGGCCTTTATCTGGCCTATGTTGGTGCACATCATGGACCAGAAGGAGCTGGAGCCCGGGGACGGACCCATCGGCATCATCGTGTGCCCCACCCGGGAGCTCTGTCAGCAG ATCCACGCTGAATGCAAGCGCTTCGGCAAAGCGTACTCTCTGCGCTCTGTGGCAGTCTACGGAGGAGGCAGCATGTGGGAGCAGGCCAAGGCTCTGCAGGAAGGCGCAGAGATTGTGGTGTGCACTCCG GGTCGCCTGATCGACCACGTTAAAAAGAAGGCCACGTCCCTGCAGAGAGTGTCGTACCTTGTGTTTGATGAGGCGGACCGCATGTTTGATATGGGCTTCG AGTATCAAGTTCGATCCATCGCCAGCTACGTGCGTCCAGACAGACAGA CGCTTCTGTTCAGCGCCACGTTCCGGAAGAAGATTGAGAGGCTGGCCAGAGACATCCTGATGGATCCCATCCGCGTGGTGCAAGGAGATATCGGAGAG GCCAACGAGGACATCACACAGGTGGTGGAAATGCTGTCGAGCGGCACGGACAAGTGGAGCTGGCTAACGCGGCGCCTGGTGGAGTTTACGTCCAGCGGCTCGGTGCTGATCTTCGTCACCAAGAAGTCCAATTCGGAGGAGCTGGCCACCAACCTGACGCAGGAGGGCTACAGCCTGGGCTTGCTGCACGGTGACATGGACCAGAGCGAGAGGAATAAGGTCATCAGCGACTTCAAGAAGAAGAACCTGCCAGTCTTGGTGGCCACCGACGTTGCCG CCCGCGGTCTGGACATCCCGTCTATCCGCACGGTGGTCAACTACGACGTGGCGCGGGACATcgacacgcacacgcaccgcATTGGTCGAACGGGTAGAGCTGGCGAGAAGGGCGTGGCCTACACCCTGCTGACGGGCAAGGACGCCACCTTTGCCGGGGACCTGGTGCGCAACCTGGAAGGCGCCAATCAGAATGTCTCCAAAGAACTCATGGACTTGGCCCTGCAG AATCCATGGTTTAGGAAGTCCAGATTCAAAGGCGGTCAAGGAAAGAAGCTGAACATCGGTGGAGGAGGACTCGGTTACAAAGAGAGACCGGGATTGGGTGCTGACACTTCT GatcgcagcagcagcaccagcagtgTCTTGTCTTCCTTGAGCGACTACGGAGGTTTCAACAAgagcggtggcggcggtggcggcggtggcggcggcggcggggccaTGGGAGACCGCATATCTGCCATGAGACAAGCCTTCCAG GCTCAATACAAGAGTCACTTTGTGGCGGCGTCAGGCAACCCGCCCAAGCTCAGCACCAAGTCCAACAGCTCGTCCGGCTGGACCAGTGCCGGCAGCCTGAGCTCTGTGCCTACCGAGTCGCCCAGCGGCGCAGTGCGAGCCCAGGCCGTCGCCGCCTCTTTCGCCATGCCGGGCTTCACCAGCGCCGGCTCGCTATGCACCGTGCCCGCTGCGCAAAGCAGCGTCCCGACGCCCTCGCGGGAACGCGGCGGCGATCGTGATCGAGAAAGGGACCGTAGCGGCCACCACAGCGATAGCCGCAACGGGGATGAAAGCAGGCGGGATAAAGAAGACAGAAAGAGCGAGAGGGACAGAGGAGACGGAGGCTTTGCCGTACCCGAGCCGCCCAAACGTAGAAGGAGCAGGTGGGACAACTAG